Within the Chrysemys picta bellii isolate R12L10 chromosome 17, ASM1138683v2, whole genome shotgun sequence genome, the region AGCAAGGCCGATTCGTTTGACAGGAGCTGTTCTGCACAAAGCCGCTCCCAGCTCTCAATCAGGGATAATAAGAGTTCCTGGGTGTAGGGTAGATAAAATCCAAATGACTGAGAGGGACTCTGACCCTGCAGCACCCAAGTACCTTGCGAAATGGAATatcttgtagcagtgagttccacaggccaagcCATATTGCTCCCATACCCCACATTTTGAGGGATGCTCCTCTTCTTGGCCCCCTTTGCTCCACAGTTTTACCGTTCAAAACAAttgaccccaccccaccaacacAGAACACTTGAATCCAGTTTATAAATAGAGTGGGGTGGAGcagaagatagatagatagatagatagatagatagatagatagatagatagatagatagatagatagatagatagatagaggggttgtgtgaggatggatggacagatgggtgTGGGGAGGTGGATAGATGGACAGAGaagggtggatggatggacagacaggggtgtgtggggggtggatggatagatagaggggaggtgtggggatagATGGGGGCATgaggatggatagatggggggacagacagagggtttggatgggggtggatggatggacagacaggggGGTGGATGGCTAGATAGAGGGGAAGTGTGGGAATAGATAGATGGGGGACAGACAGAGGGTGTGGATGGGGGTGAATGGACAGACAGAGGGTGTGGAtgagggtggatggatggacagacaggggGGTGGATGCTAGATAGAGGGGAGGTGTGGGAATAGATAGATGGGGGGCATGcggatggatagatggggggaCAGACAGATAGCTAGACGGGGTGTgtagggatggatggacagacagaggggtggattgggatggatggacagatgggtgtgtgggggtggatagatggacagacagagggggtggatggatggacagacaggggtgtgtgggggggtggatggatagatagaggggaggTGTGGGAATAGATAGATGGGGGGCATGcggatggatagatggggggacagacagagcgtgtggatgggggtggatggatggacagacaggggGGGTGGATGCTAGATAGAGGGGAGGTGTGGGAATAGATAGATGGGGGGCATGcggatggatagatggggggaCAGACAGATAGCTGGAAGGGGTGTgtagggatggacagacagacagaggggtggattgggatggatggacagacagagggtgtggatggtggtggatggatggacagacagagggtgtggatgggggtggatggatggacagacaggggggtggatgggggtggatggatggacagacagggggtgtggatgggggtggatggatggacagacaggggggtggatgggggtggatggatggacagacaggggGGTGGATGGCTAGATAGAGGGGAGGTGTGGGAATAGATAGTGGGGGCATGCAGATGGATAGATGGGGGGACAGCCAGATAGCTGGAAGGGGTATGTGGGGATTGACGGATGGGGGGGATCAGTCACCAGAAGGGGTGGATGGGGTCCGGCAGGTAGCCCTAGGCTGGAGAGCCCCATGGGCAGGGCATTAGGGGCCAGACCTTTAACTCTGTCCTCCGCTCTTCCCCCCGCAGGGCCATGGGGCCGGGGAACGGGACCGGCGTCTCCGAGTTCGTCCTGCTGGGCCTCGCCTCCCGCCCGGCCACGCGCCGcctgctcttccccctcttccTGGGCGCTTACCTGGCCACCCTGCTGGGCAACCTGCTGGTGTCCCTGCTGATCCGCCGGGACCCCCGCCTGCGCCGggcccccatgtacttcttcctggccCACCTCTCGCTGGCCGACGTGGGCTTCACCTCGGCCGCGGCCCCCACGGCGCTGGGGACCCTGGCGTTCGGGAGCTGGGCGGTGCCGTACGCCGCCTGCCTGGCCCAGAACTACGTCTTCATCACCTTCGGGGTGCTGGAGAACTTCCTGCTGGCCGTCATGGCCTACGACCGCTACCTGGCCGTCTGCCGCCCGCTCCGCTACACCGCCGTGATGAGCCCCGGGCGCCGCTGGGGGCTGGTGGGCACCtcctgggggctggcccagctcCACGCCCTGCTGCACACCCTGCTCCTCGCCCGCCTGCCCTTCCCGGCCCGCCCCCACCTCCGCCACTTCTTCTGCGACCTGCGccagctcctggccctggccgaCGGCGACACCAGGCCCAACCACGCCGCCGTCTTGGCTGAGGGCAGCATGGCCGTGCTGGGGCCGCTGCTCCTGGTGGCTGGCTCCTACGGGCGCATCGTGGCCACGCTGGCCCGGCTGCCCGCCGCCCGGGGCTGGCGCCGGGCCCTCTCCACCTGCGGGGCCCACCTGGTCACGGTGGCCCTGTTCTATGGCACCGTCATCGGGCTTTTCTTCCGGCCCGCCGGCCACTACGCCCCCTGGCGGGACATGGTGGCCACCCTGCTCTACTCCACCGTCACCCCCCTCCTCAACCCCTTCATCTACAGCCTCCGCAACCAGGAGATGAAGGGGGCTCTCCGgcgggtgctggggagggggccggtgccccaggaAGCCTAGCCCGGGTGGGAGGAGAGCCGGGGGCCGAGGACACGGGGACAGCGAGGGCTTGGGGATAAGGTGGCCGGCGGGGACGTGGGAGGATTGGTCCAGTCCCTCATGCCTGGGAGaggagtagggtctagtggttagagcaggggggagctgggagccaggactcctgggttctctccctggctctgggaggggagtgggatctagtgctgagagcagggggggttgggagccaggactcctgggttctctccctggctctgggaggggagtggggtctggtggttagaggtggggagcggggagccaggactcctgggttctctccctggccctgggcctggAGCAGGGTTTACTGAGtcagaggggcggggctgggagtcacAACATGGAAGCAGGTGAATTGCTGCCGCCGATGAGAAGCAGGGGCCCACCCCACTGTATTATCCCCCTGCTGCGGCGGAACAGGGCaatgggtccatctagcccggtagcCCGTCTTCAAGTGGCTGGTGGCAGGGGGAAGTGCAAAGCGCCCTCTGGTGGGGATTATGAGTTTCCCTGGCCCACCGCGGTAGCGTTCCCCCAAAGTCAGCACGCAGGGGGGCAGTCTGGGCTCGTCTGACTCTGCCCGTCCGGGGCCCCCACTCCTGGTTTAGGtcttgtggcagagagttccGCAGGCTGCCGGTGACAATCAAAGGAGTTTCTTTTGTTCCTCATTCGAATCTGTGGCTTTTCCGTGTCCGCCCGGGGCGGATAAAACCCGCCGTTCCGGTCCGTGGGAAACGCTGACGTTCTGAAGCTTGATTTTATATTTCAAACGCAGCCGAAAAGCCGCAGTTGCCCCGGAGATGAAAATCCTGAATAATGTTGATTGGCCGCCCCTGGAAATGTCCCATTTCTGCAGTCACCGGCTTTCCTTTCCGTAAGGGAAATCGGTGTCATTTCAGTAAAGTCCATTTGCCCTGATCCAAATACTGTTATTAACGGTCCAGCCGGGCTAGGAAGGATTCGCTTTTTTAATTGCTCACCGGCGCTAACGAGGAAAACTGACAGCGGGGCGAAGCGACCCGGGACCCTTTCAGGGTTCGATTTCAGGacattcctttgtctgtcttgacaCGTGATGTGGACAGTGTGTGATTTGACAACGATAAACTTTGATCTTTCGGAATCTCAGCCTCTCCTGTCGTTAACTAATTATcgtctgacaccccccccccgcatcatTTGGACACCCCCAGTCAATTTCCCACAACGGTGGAAATGTACATCAATaaaaactggggggagggcggagaggagCTAACTGTGGGCAGGCGGGGGACTCGGGGAGggcgtggagtgggggcagaaagaggcggaACGAGGGGGGGGCCTCGGGAAGGGGGCGGGGACTGAggacagggcctcggggggaggggcagaataggggcggggcctcaggggtggAGCATCCCCCAGggcaaaaataaaagtcagcaccaatgggatgtataaataagggaatcgtgagtaggagcagagaggtgatttGATTGGGATTCAGCTGGGATCCTAGAAGTCCCTGAGTCACATGCCCCGGGGGAAAATGAATCCTTCCTGACCGCTGcactgccctgaagcatgagagtggATCCTGGTCATGGGCTTACTGTCAAGCTGCCAGGATCATGCGTAGGCTGAGGGTTGCTCTCCCATGGCCCACAAAGGGAGGAGACAGCCTGAGGGACCCACAGGAGGGGATGAGCTAAATGGAAATTGAAGGGAAGGGACGTGGAAGGGCAGAGCTGAGGCATCACCTCGGTCCTGTTTTGGAGTCTCCCCTGTGCAGCTCTGGGTCCAGAGGAGCACTGGCCAGTGGAGGGGGCCCATtttatctccctccctcctgtaCATGCCGGCTGGCGTCTGGGACAGCCCCAGAGCTTTGCAGTCTCCCCCATGTTCCTCCCCATCACCGAAATCCCGTCTTAGCCTCTCCCATCAGGGAGCTCGAGCAAAACCGTGTGctgaccccccacacccaccccttcCAGTCCCGACCTGCCGACGGGTCTCGGGTTTGAAATGTTGAGCTGTGGTGGGAAAACCCAGCCAAAGAGCCCTGAGCCATTCCTAGCCATGACACGCAACCCACTGGCTGGCCCTGGCCGAGTCCTTGCCCCatcccttgcctcagtttcccctcccacctagcTCCCCTTCGCTGCCTCTCATTACGTGTCCGTGCAGTGACAATTCACCATCCAATGTCCTTCTACACTGGCCTGTCTATCTCCCAGATCCCCatcgagatcagggccccatcgtgccgggcgctgcccagaccccaacacCCTCATGGAGGCGATTTCCCTTGGTTTCCGGAATCGCAGAGACCCATcctggaatcctgggcccagttcTGGGGAGACCCGGTTTTAAAAGGAGGTTGAAAATCGGAGCAGGAGCAGAAGAGAGACGCAAACATGATTCAAGCCCCGTAGAGCCCAACCCAACGGGACCCAGCGACAAGGGGCAGGTCCGGATGGGGCAAACAACTGAACCAGCTCGGATCAcctcagctcccctcctcctGTCCCTGCCGGCGGCTGCCAGCCGCTGCCCCCGCGTTAAACTCTGTGGGTGCAGGGCCACGGCGCCGACTGAAAATAGGGGGGTGTATTTGTAACGGTGAGCGTAGCTGGCCATCGGCATCACCTCCCAAGGGCGGGGATGGGGCTTCCTTCATGGGCAACTTGTCAAAGCAGCAGGAGGGTTTTTCCTAAACAATCTGCCCTAGGAACTGTTTGGGGGACTTCCTCCAAGCTGTGTAATTCACCCAGGAGGTCAGGAAATCTACGAGACGGCgcagagggctgggctgggtcaggAAATAATTTGACCCcttggagctacggcccatggaccctagctgggatctggccccattgactccaatggagctacggcccatggaccccagctgggatctgccccattgactccaatggagctacggcccatggaccccagctgggatctgccccattgactccaatggagctatggcccatggaccccagctgggatctgccccattgactccaatggagctacggcccatggaccccagctgggatctgccccattgactccaatggagctacggcccatggaccccagctgggatctggccccattgactccaatggagctacggcccatggaccccatctgggatctgccccattgactccaatggagctacggcccatggaccccagctggggtctgccccattgacttcaatggagctacggcccatggaccccagctgggatctgccccattgactccaatggagctacggcccatggaccccagctgggatctgccccattgactccaatggagctacggcccatggaccccagctgggatctgccccattgactccaatggagctacggcccatggaccccagctgggatctgccccattgactccagtggagctacggcccatggaccccagctgggatctggccccattgactccaatggagctacggcccatggaccccagctgggatctgccccattgactccaatggagctacggcccatggaccccagctgggatctgccccattgactccaatggagctacggcccatggaccccagctgggagctggccccattgactccaatggagctacggcccattgaccccagctggggtctgccccattgactccagtggagctacggcccatggaccccagctgggatctggtcccattgactccaatggagctacggcccatggaccccagctgggatctgccccattgtctCCAATGAagctacggcccatggaccccagctgggatctgccccattgactccaatggagctacggcccatggaccccagctgggatctgccccattgactccattggagctacggcccatggaccccagctgggatctgccccattgactccaatagagctacggcccatggaccccagctgggatctgccccattgactccattggagctacggcccatggaccccagctgggatctggccccattgactccaatggagctacggcccatggaccccagctgggatctgccccattgactccattggagctacggcccatggaccccagctgggatctggccccattgactccaatggagctacggcccatggaccccagctgggatctgccccattgactccaatggagctacggcccatggaccccagctgggatctgccccattgtctCCAATGGAGCCACGtcccatggaccccagctgggatctgccccattgactccaatagagctacggcccattgacccccagctgggatctgccccattgactccaatggagctacggcccatggaccccagctgggatctgccccattgactccaatggagctacggcccatggaccccagctgggatctgccccattgactccagtggagctacggcccatggaccccagctgggatctggtcccattgactccaatggagctacggcccatggaccctagctgggatctgccccattgtctccaatggagctacggcccatggaccccagctgggatctgccccattgtctccagtggagctacggcccattgaccccagctgggatctgccccattgtctccaatggagctacggcccatggaccccagctgggatctgccccattgactccattggaactacggcccatggaccccagctgggatctgccccattgtctccagtggagctacagcccatggaccccagctgggatctgccccattgtctccagtggagctacggcccatggaccccagctgggagctggcacTTCCTTTGTTCTCCTGCTGGTCTCTGCTCGGAGTCCCTTGGGGTCGCCTGTGTGTGAATAAATCTCCTTGTGGGATCCTGGTTTTGCTGATTCTGTGCTGGAGTCATTCCTGAGCCGTCCTGTTCCTCAGCGCCCGACTCTCCTCCCATCTCCTGCCCCCTCGGAGAGGGATGTCGCTGCTGCTGCCGGtaggggggtgcaggctgggaggGGGTGACAGGCACGGCAGGGGCCGAGACAAACCAGGTTTGcggagaggttgtggaatcggaTCCCCTGTTCTGGGGGGCTTAGCTCCTCGGTGCCTGACGTGCGAGGGGCAGGGGACAGAGCCTGGAGCTGTGTGGTTGTGTGATTGTGTGTTTTGTGTTGTGCTATGAATGGGCAGTTGTGTGCCCGGTGCAGCCGGCTGACAACATTCAGGTGGGGTCAGTTCCCCCCGAGAAAACAGACTTTCATCCACGTTCCGTAATGACAGGAACCTTCATTCCGAGAAGGTTAAAAACGTCCTTTCGAGCCCCGCGCAGCTTTTCTCTTGCCTAAAGCGTTTCTTTTCCTGTTATCCCAGCCCCATAGCTCTGCTACGCTCCTCAGATCACATCCAACAGCCCGTCTTTCCCGGCGACTGGGAACGAGTCGATTTGTGCCCGTACCCGTTGATTTCGCGCCAAACAAAGATTTCCAGCGGTAATCACGGGAACGCGCAGGCCGGGCAAGTGAGAAAAACGCGGCTGGCGGACTAAGAGTCGATCGACGGATACTTTCTTTGCGTCTTTTGAAAGGTGAGGTGAACCGTTTGGGCTTTCGGGGTTCCTATGCCTGTAACGGGCCGAACGTCAGCATCGCTTGTCGTGAACTGTTTctttgtggcaccgtagagactaacaaatttatttgggcataagcattcgtgggctgcagcccacttcaccggctttagcccacgaaagcttatgcccaaataaatttgctagtctgtaaggtgccacaaggactcctcgggttttttgctgatacagactagcacggccACCACTGAAACCTGAGTTCTGTTTCTGACGCCCCTGCTGGTCTAGCCCCCTCCAATTTCCCGCATTTAAATGGCTCGAATTGGAAAGGAAACCCTTAAAACCACGGCGCGACGTTAGCCGTCGCAATCATAGAGAAATAACCAAATTGTGCCCGGCCGTTCGGTTGTGCTTTGAGGTTAGCGAAACGAAACGTCTTTCCACAATCGAGGCAAAAAGACGCCACCGTTTTTCCGAATTTTTCTTCTcctgggggacgggggagggggggaaccttTTACAAACTGTCGGGAGTTGCCCCCGAATGGAAATTGGGTTTTCTGAAATGCTCTGGCGTGGGGGCGGTGTTTGgacgtgtgcgtgtgtgttgttTGTAGGCTGTGCCGTGTCTGTGTTTGGGGAGGCGGGTGTGGTGTTGGTGCGTTCGATCCCAGGGGTCCCTCGCGGTCCCGTGAACCCCACTTCCCAGGGCTCCGTCCCATGTTCTCTGTaaccccccagccctggcagaaAAGGGAAACGGCCCCTGTGGGGAATGGGACCAGCGCTCAGAGCCCAGTACATCCCCCCAGTAGGCTCTTTGGGGGCGAGGGACGTGTGATCTCAGCTGTGTGACAAAGGCACCAAGAGCTTGGAACGAGGcagaaccagggagagaacccaggagtcctggctcccagccccctgctctaaccactagaccccacacgCCTCACCTTGGAGCTGCTGGTCTAGTGCTCGGTGCCCTCCACCCGGGCTGTGACCGGTGCCCCCTTGGCAAACCCCTGCCCCGGCGGCTTGAATGGCTTCAGGTCGTAGCCCATCAAGAAGGGGGAGAGCGGGACGGACAGCCGGCTCAGGGTGGATGGACCCAtggacacacacactcacacagcaGAGAGCCCCCTCCTCAGTGACCGACAATCCCACACCAGCGCTCGGCTGGGAGGCCTGGACAGACAGACTCCGGGTCGGGAGGGACAGACAACCAGGCGTCCCTCTCCCCCGACACCGGGCCTAGGAACCAGGAGCAGAATGTAGGCCGGTGTCAGGACACCTGGGATCCTGGGGAGGGTCCTGacacccagcctccccccccttTGCTCCAACCcgccagagctgggaagagaacccaggagtcctggcccccagcaccccccactcccccagacaCAGTCCAAACACCTTTTccagaactggaatcagaatccTAGAGTATGATTGTGTGtgagggctgggagcccggacacctgggttctctccctggctatgggaggggagtagggtctggtggttagagcagggggggctgggagccaggacgcctgggttctctccctggctctgggatgggagtggggtatggtggttagagcagggggctgggggccaggactcctgggttctctccctggctctgggaggggagtggggtctggtggttagagcaaggtgggctgggagccaggactcctgggttctactccccgGTCTTTGACCCGGGCTCCCTgccttctccccacagccccatgggTTGTGAGAACGGCAGCGAAATCTCCGAGTTCATTCTGTTGGGCCTGTCGTCCCGCCCGGGCCCTCAGCCCTTCCtcgttctcctcttcctcccgcTCTACGTGGCCGGCGTTCTGGGCAACTCCCTGATGGTGGCTCTGATCACGGTGGACCCCCGGCTCCACAGCCCCATGTACTCCCTCCTCCGCAGCCTCTCGCTGGTGGACGTGGGCCTGCTCTCGGTCACCGTCCCCCAGGCGCTGGCCCACGCCCTCTCTGGCCACCGGGCCGTGCCCTTCCACGCCTGCCTGGCCCAGTTCTTTTTCTTCTACGTCTTCGGCGTCTCCGACACGTTGCTCTTGGCCGCCATGGCCCTGGaccgctacgtggccatctgcgaCCCGCTGCGCTACCCGGCCGTGATGAGCCCCCGGGTCTGCCGGCGCCTGGTGGCCTCCTGCCTCGGCCTGGCCGTCCTCCACTCCGCCTTCCACGCCGGGCTGCTGCTGAGACTCACCTACCGGGGCGGGAACCGGCTGCCCCACTTCTTCTGCGACCACCAGCCCCTGCTACGTCTGTCCTGCTCCCCGACGCGGGTCAACGAGGCGGCCATCTTCTTCGAGGGCGGCTTGGTCATCCTGGGGCCCTTTCTCTTCATTGCGGCCAGCTACGCCCGCATCGGCCGGGCCGTGCTCCAGCGGCCGGCCTCGGAGAGGCGCCGGGCCCTCTCCACCTGCGGCTCCCACCTCACCATGGTGGCTTTGTTCTACGGGGCCATCGTCGGGGTCTACTTCCAGCCCGGGGCCAGCTACTCGGCCCCCCGGGGGGCTGTCTTCTCCGTCATGTACACCATTGTCACCCCGGCTGCCAACCCCTTCGTCTACAGCCTGCGCAACAAGGacgtccagggggctctgcggaGACTCATGGGGAGGGGGCGGTTTCTCCCAGAAGGCATGAGccttggggccctggggaaggggactggctggcttaggggggcggggaatggggcacggggcctgtcccctcaaAGAGGTGTCAACTCCCATCCAGCCACAGCATGATgg harbors:
- the LOC135976232 gene encoding olfactory receptor 1E5-like, translated to MGPGNGTGVSEFVLLGLASRPATRRLLFPLFLGAYLATLLGNLLVSLLIRRDPRLRRAPMYFFLAHLSLADVGFTSAAAPTALGTLAFGSWAVPYAACLAQNYVFITFGVLENFLLAVMAYDRYLAVCRPLRYTAVMSPGRRWGLVGTSWGLAQLHALLHTLLLARLPFPARPHLRHFFCDLRQLLALADGDTRPNHAAVLAEGSMAVLGPLLLVAGSYGRIVATLARLPAARGWRRALSTCGAHLVTVALFYGTVIGLFFRPAGHYAPWRDMVATLLYSTVTPLLNPFIYSLRNQEMKGALRRVLGRGPVPQEA
- the LOC135976233 gene encoding olfactory receptor 1B1-like, whose amino-acid sequence is MGCENGSEISEFILLGLSSRPGPQPFLVLLFLPLYVAGVLGNSLMVALITVDPRLHSPMYSLLRSLSLVDVGLLSVTVPQALAHALSGHRAVPFHACLAQFFFFYVFGVSDTLLLAAMALDRYVAICDPLRYPAVMSPRVCRRLVASCLGLAVLHSAFHAGLLLRLTYRGGNRLPHFFCDHQPLLRLSCSPTRVNEAAIFFEGGLVILGPFLFIAASYARIGRAVLQRPASERRRALSTCGSHLTMVALFYGAIVGVYFQPGASYSAPRGAVFSVMYTIVTPAANPFVYSLRNKDVQGALRRLMGRGRFLPEGMSLGALGKGTGWLRGAGNGARGLSPQRGVNSHPATA